The window GATTTAATTTCATTGAGGAGAATATACATTTAGAGTTATTACAGGCACTCACatgatctttattttcttctctagtGTGCTCCTTAACCCacttttattcttattttgtcTTATTTGTAGGTCTGTGATTCGGATACAATGCTTGATCCAGCCTCATCAGTGGAGATGGTAAAGGTTTTAGAAGAAGATCCAATGGTTGGGGGAGTTGGAGGTGATGTGCAGGTGAGTACAACAATTTTAAGATTAACAGAGGGATTTCAGCAACTTTCAGCAACAATTTCCCTGCCTGGGGTAGCATTGAATATACTGTGATACCCTGATAAAGGCTTTTATGATACCTTAATCTTTCTGTCTGTTGAATGGAAACTCTTATTCTTGGATGTGAACACTGAATGGTTTTAGCACCCATACATAGGAAACAAATATTATTCTccatatatatgaaaaatgGGGTAGTGCTGGACTGTTGTGGCATCTTTGAGTTTCTGGTTATAACTGTTTGCTCAGGGTACCAAATAAAAGCTATAGGGGAGCAGGGAACTGAGACCAGGTCTCCCAAAGCCAAGTTCAGCACCCCAAGCAGTACAGTTATATTACGACTGGAAGCCAAGATGGTTAGGAATAAAAGCCTTTCTGAAACACAGTGCACTATGAAATCTGTGTATTGTTGGGTTTCCTCTGCATCTTTGTCAGGCAGGACAATGGGAAACCTGCAGGTCAGCCCAGCTCCACTTCTGCTAGGATTTCCAGCATTGCTGAGTTTGGCAGACAACTGCAGCAAAAGGCTGTTCATTCCTTTAGACACAactgcttctgctgcaatttagaaagaaaaaatgcatatgGGTATTTCAGTTGGCCTTAGGATTGGTCCCCCGTACTCAGTTGGGCTTTTATatgggagagaggagaaaggccATCTCTATGGACAAGCACTTGCTAATGAATGCCCCAGTAGTCAAAAGTATTTCAGGCATGTGGCTCTTAACTCCAGAAATTAAGATTCCCACAGAACCCTGAGTATCTTTGTGGCTCTGGACTGACCACGGACCAGGCATCACACTCCCCCTGCACATGTGAGATGCCAGGCATGTGTGAGTACAACCGGAGGGAGAGTTTAAAGGTTCAGCTATGACAGCAAAGGTTCATAAGCATCTGCAGAGAGAGATGGAAAGACATGTGTCTTCTGGGAGGAAAGGGGGCAGAATGAGGctttagtcttttttttccctttccaatTAATTTTCCATCATACACCAAATACATTTGAGCCTATCCCTGAACCCTGCTGCTTCTAAACTGTTCCAGAATTAAATAAAGGCAAGACTGGCTCTTGGCCAGCAAACCTGACAAAAATTAGGACCATCACAGCAAAAGACTGTTCTCTGGGGGTTTTTTCCTAGTTGCAGGAAAATGTCTTCTGCTTGTAGAAGGCCACAAATTCCTTTGTAAATCTCCAAACTGAGAAGATATGGGTGCAGAGCTGTCACAGCTACCTTACTACACGCTTCCCTGCCACATCCCCCAGCACAAGGTGTGTGCTGAGAACCTGGATATGAAGGCATTGACTTGGGCATCTGCACACACCCATACCTCCACTGAGTGTTCAAACTCCTGGGCTCTGTCTGTGTTGTATTTTTAAGTGTAGACCTGAAATTCAGGCAAGCTTTGGGGCATACAGAAGAGAAAGACTGAGACTTTTATACAGACCAAAGCAAGACTTTACTGGAGTGTGTTGTGGGACATTGCACCAGGACTGTTACTGCAGAGACAAAGCAGAACAGGTTGTTCCTCGGAGGGACTAATGTCAGATATGGGGACATAATCCATGGTCAAACCTCTAGGGCCAGCCTTATCATATCAAAAATGTATGCCAAAGACCATGTGCTTAACATTTATCATGCTCCAGCATAGCTTTAGGAGGGCTGGAAGAAGTCCTATGAGCCCCAAAATGTGTGCAGGgggcagaagagcagcaggCCATGTCTGGAACTCCACCATCTCTTCTCAAGAGAGGCTGAGTCTAGCAGGTCTTAAACTGGGggtaaagggaaaggaagaatgagccagaaaataaatttcttgGTGGAAAACAGGAAGGGTTGTAAGGAAAAAGAGAACATTTTGGTGGAACAGACTTCTGAAGGCTTCATATCACCCTTCCTGCCAATGTCCTGGACCACACAAAACTCCTGTGTCTGTGAGTGGAAACAGGAGTGAGTTTCCTCTGTATTTTGGCTAATGGTGCTCTAGTCTCTGCAAATTCCATATTGATCCaatgtatatattttctgtctcaagagttcatttaaaatgaaacctttttttgttttgcagattttGAACAAATACGATTCCTGGATCTCCTTTCTGAGCAGCGTGAGATACTGGATGGCATTTAACATAGAAAGAGCCTGTCAATCCTATTTTGGCTGTGTACAGTGCATCAGTGGACCTCTGGGGATGTACAGAAACTCTTTACTCCATGAATTTGTGGAAGATTGGTACAATCAAGAATTTATGGGCTCCCAGTGCAGCTTCGGAGATGACAGACATCTAACTAACAGAGTGCTAAGTCTGGGCTATGCAACAAAATACACAGCTAGATCCAAGTGCCTTACCGAAACACCGATAGAGTATCTCAGGTGGCTGAATCAGCAGACCCGCTGGAGTAAATCGTACTTTAGAGAGTGGCTCTATAATGCAATGTGGTTCCACAAGCACCATTTGTGGATGACTTATGAAGCTGTAATCACTggattctttcctttcttccttattgCCACAGTCATTCAGCTCTTCTACAGGGGAAAAATCTGGAACATCCTCCTCTTCTTATTGACAGTTCAGTTAGTGGGCTTGATAAAgtcttcatttgccagcttccTTAGGGGCAACATTGTCATGGTTTTCATGTCACTCTACTCAGTGTTGTACATGTCAAGTTTACTGCCAGCAAAGATGTTTGCAATTGCCACGATAAACAAAGCAGGGTGGGGCACGTCAGGAAGAAAAACCATTGTAGTTAATTTTATAGGACTCATTCCAGTCTCCATTTGGTTTACAATCCTCCTAGGTGGCGTGATTTTCACTATCTACAAGGAAtcaaaaaagccattttccGAGTCAAAACAGACAGTTCTCATCATTGGCACAATACTCTATGCATGTTACTGGGTTATGCTTTTGACTTTGTACTTGGTTCTTATCACCAAATGTGGCAGGCGGAAGAAAGAGCAACACTATGACATGGTGCTAGATGTATGATGCTTCCGTGGGAAGTTACCCAGAGAGCTGTAAAGCAACCCAACAACCTTGTAGTATCTGTGGCATCAGACGAACATTGCCAAGGGAAATGGATCATTGCTGCTGGGAATAGGACATTTATATTCCTCTGGGTTCATTTTCATCCTGccaaagtaagaaaaaaacaaacaataaaacatgAATACTTTTTTCCAAGGCGGGCGGGAGGGAGGGGTAGAACACAAACCACACAGTTTCATCCTGTTCGCAAGAAAAGGGGAGAACTTCTATGTTTATGCACTTTCTTATTGTGCATATGCCTGACAGTGTTATGTTCTATATACCTCACTGGTCATGCTTATGTGTGTGGACAGGAAGGAAAGGACTTTGGAGAATCGCGAAAAGGATCTTACAACCCCTTGCAACCTAATTTAtgaacttctcttttttttatagttCTGTTTATAGGAAGGGTCTTTTGTGTTAGGCTGCCAAATGTAATGCCAAAGGTAAATTTTAAGAGGCCATTGGCtaagctgtatttttatattattgtattatttgtgtgtgtgtatttttaagccaactgttggttttttttttcaaatcacatattttatattttactatCTGCCAAAAAAAGCTGCCTCCCCCAACATTTTGTTCTTTAGTCTTTTTGAATACGTTTGGGAAACAAATAATCATACTTTCTCCCCAAAAATTTGTGCTGACTTGTTtgcaacagaaagaataaagtcTCTCTGCATTTTTGCAACTGATGAATggttatttctgtgaaaaagcatttaaatgtgTTCTTTGAAGACATTTATTAGGAAAGGCACAACATTGTCAGTTTTTGAATACAAGCATATTTGTGCATAACAAAAGGCCAAAGGGGTAGTAGATATGTGCAATTTGGGGCTTTGGTTTGGATAACATTGTGAAAGggaaatctgcttttctgctgagaGCATGATATCCCTGACATGCACAATAACCATAAGGCAAGGTAGGCCTCCATGCCATTGGAAAAGAAATTGCTAATGGAAAGCTCCCACTGATTTTATATGGGACCTGAAGAGTCAAAATTTCTCATATAGAGAAAACACTGGACACCCAAAACTACTATTGACCTCACTGATGGTCATAGTTCATAATCTGCTAGCACCATGCAGATGGTTTAGTTGTTTTAGtttgaaaaaatacatagaagGAAAACTTATCAATACTTTCAAAATACGCGTGTCTTACTGTAGAACTTCTGCAGTGCCCCTCACATGTTTACAGGAAATCCAAACATCAGCTTCTCTGAGATCCAGTGGAATACAGACCGCAGTACTGAGCCCAGTGATTTATATTTGACTAGAGCATATCTACCAGAAAAGAAGCCAATTTTTTATCAGGAAACACCAAGCCTTAGCAAATCCATCACTTCCTTGGTGCCTAATAATCAGTCCTGGACATTTACTTTGGACCATGGTTTTGAGAAATACTATTCAGGACTAAATTCTGCAGTCCTTCACCAGCCAAAGGAATGTGGCATTGAGCCCTAATATACTTTATAAAGAGCAACACAAATCCAGCTGCACACAGATACATGCCCTTTTTAGATTCTGGTATT of the Melopsittacus undulatus isolate bMelUnd1 chromosome 1, bMelUnd1.mat.Z, whole genome shotgun sequence genome contains:
- the HAS2 gene encoding hyaluronan synthase 2, with protein sequence MYCERFICILRILGTTLFGVSLLLGITAAYIVGYQFIQTDNYYFSFGLYGAILASHLIIQSLFAFLEHRKMKRSLETPIKLNKTVALCIAAYQEDPDYLRKCLLSVKRLTYPGIKVVMVIDGNSEDDVYMMDIFTEIMGRDKSATYIWSNNFHDKGPGETEESHRESMQHVSQLVLSNKSVCIMQKWGGKREVMYTAFKALGRSVDYVQVCDSDTMLDPASSVEMVKVLEEDPMVGGVGGDVQILNKYDSWISFLSSVRYWMAFNIERACQSYFGCVQCISGPLGMYRNSLLHEFVEDWYNQEFMGSQCSFGDDRHLTNRVLSLGYATKYTARSKCLTETPIEYLRWLNQQTRWSKSYFREWLYNAMWFHKHHLWMTYEAVITGFFPFFLIATVIQLFYRGKIWNILLFLLTVQLVGLIKSSFASFLRGNIVMVFMSLYSVLYMSSLLPAKMFAIATINKAGWGTSGRKTIVVNFIGLIPVSIWFTILLGGVIFTIYKESKKPFSESKQTVLIIGTILYACYWVMLLTLYLVLITKCGRRKKEQHYDMVLDV